A genomic region of Microlunatus sagamiharensis contains the following coding sequences:
- the rpsS gene encoding 30S ribosomal protein S19: MPRSLKKGPFVDDHLAKKVEVQNTRGTKNVIRTWSRRSMIVPDMLGHTIAVHDGRKHVPVFVTESMVGHKLGEFAPTRTFRGHVKDDRKARRR, translated from the coding sequence ATGCCACGCAGCCTGAAGAAGGGCCCGTTCGTCGACGACCACCTGGCCAAGAAGGTCGAGGTGCAGAACACGCGCGGGACGAAGAACGTCATCCGCACGTGGTCGCGTCGCTCGATGATCGTGCCGGACATGCTCGGTCACACGATCGCGGTGCACGACGGTCGCAAGCACGTCCCGGTGTTCGTCACCGAGTCGATGGTCGGTCACAAGCTGGGCGAGTTCGCCCCCACCCGGACCTTCCGCGGCCACGTCAAGGACGACCGGAAGGCGCGCCGCCGCTGA
- the rplB gene encoding 50S ribosomal protein L2: MGIRKYKPTTPGRRGSSVADFVELTRSTPEKSLLVPSPKTGGRNNTGRITTRHIGGGHKQAYRLVDFKRYDKDGVPAKVAHIEYDPNRTARIALLHFADGEKRYIIAPNGLNQGAEVEAGEAADIKAGNNLPLSRIPVGTTIHAVELRPGGGAKLGRSAGASIQLVAREGKNATLRMPSGEMRMVDVRCRATVGAVGNAEQSNINWGKAGRNRWKGKRPTVRGVAMNPIDHPHGGGEGKTSGGRHPVTPWGKPEGRTRNPNKASNRQIVRRRKSGKKR, translated from the coding sequence ATGGGTATCCGTAAGTACAAGCCGACCACCCCGGGCCGTCGTGGCTCGTCCGTGGCCGACTTCGTCGAGCTGACCCGGTCGACGCCGGAGAAGTCGCTCCTCGTCCCGAGCCCCAAGACCGGTGGCCGCAACAACACCGGCCGGATCACCACCCGGCACATCGGTGGCGGTCACAAGCAGGCCTACCGCCTCGTGGACTTCAAGCGCTACGACAAGGACGGCGTGCCGGCCAAGGTCGCGCACATCGAGTACGACCCGAACCGCACGGCGCGCATCGCGCTGCTGCACTTCGCGGACGGCGAGAAGCGCTACATCATCGCGCCGAACGGGCTGAACCAGGGCGCCGAGGTCGAGGCCGGCGAGGCCGCCGACATCAAGGCGGGCAACAACCTGCCGCTGTCGCGCATCCCGGTCGGCACCACGATCCACGCCGTCGAGCTGCGTCCCGGCGGTGGGGCCAAGCTCGGCCGCTCGGCCGGTGCGAGCATCCAGCTGGTCGCCCGCGAGGGCAAGAACGCCACGCTGCGCATGCCGTCGGGCGAGATGCGGATGGTCGACGTGCGGTGCCGCGCCACGGTTGGCGCCGTCGGCAACGCCGAGCAGTCGAACATCAACTGGGGCAAGGCGGGTCGCAACCGCTGGAAGGGCAAGCGCCCGACCGTCCGCGGTGTCGCGATGAACCCGATCGACCACCCGCACGGTGGTGGTGAGGGCAAGACCTCCGGTGGTCGCCACCCGGTCACCCCGTGGGGCAAGCCCGAGGGCCGCACCCGCAACCCCAACAAGGCGAGCAACCGCCAGATCGTCCGCCGCCGCAAGTCCGGCAAGAAGCGCTGA
- the rplW gene encoding 50S ribosomal protein L23 — protein MSTIKIRNHRDILLAPVVSEKSYALLDENKYTFLVAPDANKTEIKIAVESVFDVKVTGVNTLNRTGKKRRTRSGTGKRADTKRAIVSVADGQRIDIFSAPAS, from the coding sequence GTGAGCACCATCAAGATCCGGAACCACCGCGACATCCTGCTCGCGCCGGTCGTGAGCGAGAAGTCGTACGCGTTGCTGGACGAGAACAAGTACACGTTCCTCGTCGCGCCGGACGCCAACAAGACCGAGATCAAGATCGCGGTCGAGTCGGTGTTCGACGTCAAGGTGACCGGCGTCAACACGCTGAACCGCACCGGCAAGAAGCGGCGCACCCGCTCGGGCACGGGCAAGCGCGCCGACACCAAGCGCGCCATCGTCTCGGTGGCCGACGGCCAGCGCATCGACATCTTCTCGGCTCCGGCGAGCTGA
- the rplC gene encoding 50S ribosomal protein L3: MSTTATSTSGRTVKGLLGKKLGMTQLWDANNRVVPVTVVQAGPCVVTQVRTPASDGYSAVQLGYGAVKAKQVTKPDAGHFERAGVTPRKHLVEIRTADASEYTLGQEVTAELFAADEVIDVTGVSKGKGTAGVMKRHGFHGLRASHGVHRKHRSPGSIGGCATPGRVFKGLKMAGRMGVERVTVQNLQVHAIDAERGLVLIKGAIPGNKGGLVVLRSASKKGDAK, translated from the coding sequence ATGAGCACCACTGCCACATCCACGAGCGGCCGCACCGTCAAGGGCCTGCTGGGCAAGAAGCTCGGCATGACCCAGCTGTGGGACGCCAACAACCGCGTCGTCCCGGTGACGGTCGTCCAGGCCGGCCCCTGCGTCGTGACCCAGGTCCGCACGCCCGCCTCCGACGGCTACTCCGCCGTCCAGCTGGGCTACGGCGCCGTGAAGGCCAAGCAGGTCACCAAGCCCGACGCCGGGCACTTCGAGCGCGCCGGGGTCACCCCGCGCAAGCACCTCGTCGAGATCCGCACCGCCGACGCCAGCGAGTACACGCTCGGCCAGGAGGTCACGGCCGAGCTCTTCGCCGCCGACGAGGTCATCGACGTGACCGGCGTCAGCAAGGGCAAGGGCACCGCGGGCGTCATGAAGCGCCACGGGTTCCACGGTCTGCGCGCCAGCCACGGTGTGCACCGCAAGCACCGTTCGCCCGGCTCCATCGGCGGCTGCGCGACCCCCGGTCGCGTCTTCAAGGGCCTCAAGATGGCCGGCCGCATGGGTGTCGAGCGCGTCACCGTGCAGAACCTGCAGGTGCACGCGATCGACGCCGAGCGCGGCCTCGTCCTGATCAAGGGCGCCATCCCCGGCAACAAGGGCGGCCTCGTCGTCCTGCGCAGCGCGAGCAAGAAGGGAGACGCCAAGTGA
- the rpsJ gene encoding 30S ribosomal protein S10 — MAGQKIRIRLKAYDHEVIDSSARKIVDTVTRTGARVAGPVPLPTEKNVYVVIRSPHKYKDSREQFEMRTHKRLIDIIDPTPKTVDSLMRLDLPAGVDIEIKL, encoded by the coding sequence GTGGCGGGACAGAAGATCCGCATCAGGCTCAAGGCCTACGACCACGAGGTCATCGACTCCTCGGCGCGCAAGATCGTCGACACGGTGACCCGCACGGGTGCCCGCGTCGCCGGTCCGGTGCCGCTGCCGACGGAGAAGAACGTCTACGTCGTCATCCGCTCCCCGCACAAGTACAAGGACAGCCGGGAGCAGTTCGAGATGCGCACGCACAAGCGCCTCATCGACATCATCGACCCGACCCCGAAGACCGTCGACTCTCTGATGCGCCTCGACCTGCCGGCCGGGGTCGACATCGAGATCAAGCTCTGA